From a single Rutidosis leptorrhynchoides isolate AG116_Rl617_1_P2 chromosome 5, CSIRO_AGI_Rlap_v1, whole genome shotgun sequence genomic region:
- the LOC139849126 gene encoding uncharacterized protein, giving the protein MTVRKNLTSQIRDAQLEALKEGNIVTKSLRGLDKKFAILKDGTQYFIDRIWVPKFEGLRELVLEVAHKSRYSIHPGSDNIWEKHLPLAEFSYNNSYHTNIKPAPFKALYGRKFRSLVCWTKLTESQLIGPKIIHETTEKIVQVEERLRTARSHQKSYTDVRRRDMEFKIGDKFMLKVLRGLLPLADVLILAYYNYWSEVQH; this is encoded by the exons ATGACTGTCCGAAaaaaccttacttctcagatacgcgatGCACAACTTGAAGCATTGAAGGAAGGGAACATTGTTACTAAGTCACTTAGAGGATTGGATAAGAAATTTGCCATCCTAAAAGATGGAACCCAATACTTCATAGACAGAATCTGGGTACCGAAATTCGAGggattgagagagcttgtgctaGAAGTGgctcataagtcacgatactcaattcatcctggaTCAGACAATAT ATGGGAAAAACATCTACCACTGgcagaattctcgtacaacaacagttaccacacaAACATAAAGCCTGCGccttttaaagcactttatggtagaaagttcaggtctctcgTATGTTGGACTAAACTAACGGAAAGTCAACTGATAGGTCCtaagatcatacacgaaacaactgagaagattgtacaagtAGAAGAGAGACTAagaacggctcgaagtcatcaaaagagttataccgacgtTAGAAGGCGAGATATGGAATTTAAGATTGGAGACAaattcatgcttaag gtccttagAGGTTTGCTTCCGCTAGCTGATGTTCTTATACTTGCTTATTACAATTACTGGAGTGAAGTCCAGcattag